Proteins from a single region of Verrucosispora sp. NA02020:
- a CDS encoding adenylyl cyclase: protein MPTRPHRRRLGRALAFGLVLTTAAVSTTTPAGAGPPRPVTPDFGPNVTIFDPSMPVSRIQATLDAAHAAQVDNEMGTTRHAYLFRPGSYGTAAQPLQIKVGYYTEISGLGASPTDVVINGKIEAYNRCLTEGGTGNCIALVNFWRTLSNLSLRVNATGQDDCRASANFWAVSQAVSMRRLDISGGGLSLMDYCTNGPQYASGGFIADSRLPATTNGSQQQWLTRNSEVESWSNGVWNQVFAGVVGAPDDDGFPDPPYTTLDTTPVSREKPYLFVDAKGKYQVRVPAARRDTRGVTWANGLTPGRTIPIGDFFVAKPSDSVQTINSQLARGRHLLLTPGVYDVARSIEVRRPDTVVLGIGHATLTAVKGAVPLDVAGVPGVVVAGVTIDAGLTESPVLLRVGRKHGRDHSTPKNPTTLSDVYFRIGGPHIGKTDTALEVNSDHVLIDHTWVWRGDHGVEGFTEGVNGDTDRWRTNTGRYGAVINGDHVTATGLFVEHFQRYNTVWNGEHGTTVLYQNELPYDPPTQADWMNGTVNGWAGYKVADRVRHHTLYGGGVYVFNQNNPSIRTENGFEVPVRPGVRLHHIMTVNLSAGTIDHVVNGVGEAADMDRVGAPVYLRQYP from the coding sequence ATGCCGACTCGACCACACCGCCGGCGGCTCGGTCGCGCGCTGGCCTTCGGCCTCGTGCTGACCACCGCCGCCGTCTCCACCACCACCCCGGCCGGTGCGGGACCGCCCCGCCCGGTCACCCCGGACTTCGGGCCGAACGTCACGATCTTCGACCCGAGCATGCCGGTCAGCCGGATCCAGGCCACCCTCGACGCGGCCCACGCCGCGCAGGTCGACAACGAGATGGGCACCACCCGGCACGCGTACCTGTTCCGGCCGGGCAGCTACGGCACGGCCGCGCAGCCGCTCCAGATCAAGGTCGGCTACTACACCGAGATCTCCGGGCTCGGCGCCTCCCCCACCGACGTGGTCATCAACGGCAAGATCGAGGCGTACAACCGGTGCCTGACCGAGGGGGGCACCGGCAACTGCATCGCGCTGGTCAACTTCTGGCGCACGCTGTCCAACCTGTCGCTGCGCGTCAACGCCACCGGTCAGGACGACTGCCGTGCCTCGGCCAACTTCTGGGCGGTCTCCCAGGCGGTGTCGATGCGCCGACTGGACATCAGCGGCGGCGGGCTCTCGCTGATGGACTACTGCACCAACGGGCCGCAGTACGCCAGCGGCGGCTTCATCGCCGACTCCCGGCTGCCGGCCACCACCAACGGCTCCCAGCAGCAGTGGCTGACCCGCAACAGCGAGGTCGAGAGCTGGTCCAACGGGGTGTGGAACCAGGTCTTCGCCGGAGTGGTGGGCGCCCCCGACGACGACGGGTTCCCCGACCCGCCGTACACCACCCTGGACACCACACCGGTCAGCCGGGAGAAGCCGTACCTGTTCGTCGACGCCAAGGGCAAGTACCAGGTCCGGGTGCCCGCCGCCCGCCGGGACACCCGGGGTGTCACCTGGGCGAACGGGCTGACGCCGGGACGCACCATCCCGATCGGTGACTTCTTCGTCGCCAAGCCGTCCGACTCGGTGCAGACGATCAACTCGCAGCTCGCCCGAGGCAGGCACCTGCTGCTCACCCCGGGCGTGTACGACGTGGCCCGCAGCATCGAGGTACGCCGGCCCGACACCGTCGTGCTCGGCATCGGACACGCCACGCTCACCGCCGTCAAGGGAGCCGTACCGCTCGACGTCGCCGGGGTGCCCGGCGTGGTGGTCGCCGGAGTCACCATCGACGCCGGCCTCACCGAGTCGCCGGTGCTGCTGCGGGTCGGCCGCAAGCACGGCCGCGACCACAGCACGCCGAAGAACCCGACGACGCTCTCCGACGTGTACTTCCGGATCGGCGGACCGCACATCGGCAAGACCGACACCGCGCTGGAGGTCAACAGCGACCATGTCCTGATCGACCACACCTGGGTGTGGCGCGGCGACCACGGTGTGGAGGGCTTCACCGAGGGGGTCAACGGCGACACCGACCGCTGGCGGACCAACACCGGACGGTACGGCGCGGTCATCAACGGCGACCACGTCACCGCCACCGGCCTGTTCGTGGAGCACTTCCAGCGGTACAACACCGTTTGGAACGGCGAGCACGGCACCACGGTCCTCTACCAGAACGAGCTGCCGTACGACCCGCCCACGCAGGCGGACTGGATGAACGGCACGGTCAACGGGTGGGCCGGTTACAAGGTCGCCGACCGGGTGCGGCACCACACCCTGTACGGCGGCGGCGTGTACGTGTTCAACCAGAACAACCCGTCGATCCGTACCGAGAACGGATTCGAGGTGCCGGTGCGGCCCGGTGTCCGGCTGCACCACATCATGACGGTGAACCTGAGCGCCGGCACCATCGACCACGTGGTCAACGGGGTGGGCGAGGCCGCCGACATGGACCGGGTCGGCGCACCCGTCTACCTGCGCCAGTACCCGTAG
- a CDS encoding CoA transferase subunit A: MAKLVSLADGVADLVRDGDTVALEGFTHLIPFAAGHEIIRQGRRDLTLVRMTPDVIYDQLIGAGCARRLVFSWGGNPGVGSLHRFRDAVQNSWPVPLELEEHSHAGMANRYVAGASGLPFAVMRGYTGTDLPRHTDNIRTVDCPFTGETLTAVPALRPDVTVVHAQRADRAGNVQMWGITGVQKEAVLAADRSLVTVEEIVDELTPVPGQVVLPGWVVDAVARVPGGAHPSYTQDYSVRDNDFYRAWDAVSRDRDTFQEWIERHVRDVEVPA, translated from the coding sequence ATGGCGAAGCTCGTCTCGCTGGCCGACGGCGTCGCGGACCTGGTCCGCGACGGTGACACGGTGGCGCTGGAAGGATTCACCCACCTGATCCCGTTCGCCGCCGGCCACGAGATCATCCGGCAGGGGCGGCGTGACCTGACCCTGGTCCGGATGACCCCGGACGTCATCTACGACCAGCTCATCGGCGCCGGCTGCGCCCGACGGCTGGTCTTCTCCTGGGGCGGCAACCCCGGCGTCGGCTCGCTGCACCGCTTCCGCGACGCGGTGCAGAACTCCTGGCCGGTCCCGCTGGAACTGGAGGAGCACAGCCACGCCGGGATGGCCAACCGGTACGTCGCCGGGGCCTCCGGGCTGCCGTTCGCGGTGATGCGCGGCTACACCGGCACCGACCTGCCCCGGCACACCGACAACATCCGCACCGTGGACTGCCCGTTCACCGGCGAGACGCTCACCGCCGTGCCCGCCCTGCGCCCCGACGTGACCGTGGTGCACGCCCAGCGCGCCGACCGCGCCGGCAACGTGCAGATGTGGGGCATCACCGGCGTGCAGAAGGAGGCGGTGCTCGCCGCCGACCGGTCGCTGGTCACCGTGGAGGAGATCGTCGACGAGCTGACCCCGGTGCCGGGGCAGGTGGTGCTGCCCGGCTGGGTCGTGGACGCGGTGGCCCGGGTGCCCGGCGGCGCCCACCCCTCCTACACCCAGGACTACTCGGTCCGCGACAACGACTTCTACCGCGCCTGGGACGCGGTCAGCCGGGACCGCGACACCTTCCAGGAGTGGATCGAGCGGCACGTACGCGACGTGGAGGTGCCGGCATGA
- the pcaG gene encoding protocatechuate 3,4-dioxygenase subunit alpha, with product MTERLGVTPAQTVGPYLHIGLRWADGAYVVPEGTPEAFWIRGRIVDGTGAPVPDALVESWQADPDGRFDHPDDPRGARPPSVAGFRGFGRAETDPQGEYALLTVKPGPLPAPEGGTEAPHLTVSVLGRGLLHRLVTRIYFPGEPTNATDPVLRTVDPDRRDTLLARPAPDGYRFDIRLQGEHETVFFAL from the coding sequence ATGACTGAACGTCTCGGTGTCACGCCCGCCCAGACCGTCGGGCCGTACCTGCACATCGGCCTGCGCTGGGCGGACGGGGCGTACGTGGTGCCCGAGGGCACCCCGGAGGCGTTCTGGATCCGGGGCCGCATCGTCGACGGCACCGGCGCACCGGTGCCCGACGCCCTGGTGGAGAGCTGGCAGGCCGACCCGGACGGTCGCTTCGACCACCCCGACGACCCGCGCGGCGCCCGGCCGCCGTCGGTCGCCGGCTTCCGTGGCTTCGGCCGCGCCGAGACCGACCCGCAGGGGGAGTACGCGCTGCTCACCGTCAAGCCGGGACCGCTGCCCGCCCCGGAGGGCGGGACCGAGGCACCGCACCTGACCGTCTCCGTCCTCGGGCGCGGGCTGCTGCACCGCCTGGTCACCCGGATCTACTTCCCCGGCGAGCCGACCAACGCCACCGACCCGGTGCTGCGTACCGTCGACCCCGACCGTCGGGACACGCTGCTGGCCCGCCCGGCCCCGGACGGCTACCGGTTCGACATCCGTCTGCAGGGGGAGCATGAGACCGTCTTCTTCGCCCTCTGA
- the pcaH gene encoding protocatechuate 3,4-dioxygenase subunit beta, translating to MTRDSGARLVLPSYRRDDVEAHPPLLSPGYRSTVARAPAQPLVHLPQRLTEITGPLLGDGRIGDLDHDLTRQHDGEPQGQRIIVHGRVRDGDGRAVPHTLVEIWQANAAGRYRHAADTWPAPIDPHFTGVGRARTDADGRYEFVTVLPGAYPWRNHDNAWRPAHIHFSLFGRAFTQRLVTQMYFPGDPLFFQDPIFNSVRDPQARERMVARYDHDATRPEWALAYAFDIVLRGREATPFEDEDDHDD from the coding sequence ATGACCCGAGACAGCGGCGCCCGGCTGGTGCTGCCGAGCTATCGACGTGACGACGTCGAGGCCCATCCGCCCCTGCTCAGCCCCGGTTACCGCTCCACGGTGGCCCGTGCCCCCGCCCAGCCCCTGGTCCACCTGCCGCAGCGACTCACCGAGATCACCGGCCCGCTGCTCGGTGACGGACGCATCGGCGACCTCGACCACGACCTGACCCGCCAGCACGACGGCGAACCGCAGGGGCAGCGGATCATCGTGCACGGCCGGGTACGCGACGGCGACGGGCGCGCCGTGCCGCACACCCTGGTGGAGATCTGGCAGGCCAACGCCGCCGGTCGCTACCGGCACGCCGCCGACACCTGGCCGGCCCCGATCGACCCGCACTTCACCGGCGTCGGGCGGGCCCGCACCGACGCCGACGGGCGCTACGAGTTCGTCACCGTGCTGCCCGGCGCGTACCCGTGGCGCAACCACGACAACGCCTGGCGACCCGCGCACATCCACTTCTCGCTGTTCGGGCGCGCCTTCACCCAGCGCCTGGTGACCCAGATGTATTTTCCCGGCGACCCGCTGTTCTTCCAGGACCCGATCTTCAACTCGGTCCGCGACCCACAGGCCCGGGAGCGCATGGTCGCCCGGTACGACCACGACGCGACCCGACCCGAGTGGGCGCTGGCGTACGCGTTCGACATCGTGCTGCGCGGCCGGGAGGCCACCCCCTTCGAGGACGAGGACGACCACGATGACTGA
- a CDS encoding CoA-transferase subunit beta, translating into MTDGYTADEMMTVAAARQLRDGTACFVGIGLPSTAANLARATHAPDLVLVYESGCLGAKPDRLPLSIGDGVLADTADAVVSVPEVFNYWLQPGRIDVGFLGAAQLDRYGNINTTVIGGDYRDPAVRLPGAGGAPEIAASCREVVVVVRQSRRTFTDRVDFVTSVGYGDGPGARARLGLRGGGPKTVITDLGVLEADPATCELTLTRLHPGVTVAQARAATGWPVAVADDLATGTPPSATELTALRALEATVRSTR; encoded by the coding sequence ATGACCGACGGGTACACCGCCGACGAGATGATGACGGTCGCCGCCGCCCGGCAACTGCGCGACGGCACCGCCTGCTTCGTCGGCATCGGGCTGCCCAGCACCGCGGCGAACCTGGCCCGGGCGACCCACGCCCCCGATCTGGTGCTCGTCTACGAGTCGGGCTGCCTCGGCGCCAAGCCCGACCGGCTCCCGCTGTCCATCGGCGACGGCGTGCTCGCCGACACCGCCGACGCGGTGGTCTCGGTGCCCGAGGTCTTCAACTACTGGTTGCAGCCCGGCCGCATCGACGTCGGGTTCCTCGGCGCCGCGCAGCTCGACCGGTACGGCAACATCAACACCACCGTCATCGGCGGCGACTACCGCGACCCTGCCGTGCGACTGCCCGGCGCCGGGGGCGCACCGGAGATCGCCGCCTCCTGCCGGGAGGTGGTGGTCGTGGTGCGGCAGAGCCGCCGGACGTTCACCGACCGCGTCGACTTCGTCACCTCCGTCGGCTACGGCGACGGGCCCGGCGCCCGGGCCCGGCTGGGCCTGCGTGGCGGCGGCCCGAAGACCGTCATCACCGACCTCGGTGTGCTCGAAGCCGACCCGGCCACCTGCGAACTCACCCTGACCCGACTGCACCCGGGGGTCACCGTGGCACAGGCGAGGGCGGCCACCGGCTGGCCCGTCGCCGTCGCCGACGACCTGGCCACCGGCACGCCGCCCAGCGCCACCGAACTCACCGCGCTGCGCGCTCTCGAGGCGACCGTCCGGTCGACCCGGTGA
- a CDS encoding PepSY domain-containing protein: protein MSLTEVSGASTPDSTPGPERPAAEPSPARAPRRPSPLAALLVRLHFYAGVLVAPFLVVAALTGLAYTVTPQLDRILYADELTVASVGEPRPLAEQITAARAFHPEGSLFGVSPGTGEHTTRVVFALPELGDKQHTVYVDPYTAEVRGQLTTWFGSTPATTWLDDLHRHLHLGDLGRHYSEIAASWLWVLALGGIALWWRRRGGRARVRHLLVPDVSAGKGVRRTRSWHATTGVWLAVGLLVLSATGLTWSRFAGGNFAAGLDAMDAGRPALSTGLSGVPADSGGAHDHGGAPVGAADPAAFDRVEAAARTAGLDGPIEITPGEPGSAWAVAQTDNTWPVGRDQVAVDPADGTVTARLDFADWPLLAQVSALGVQAHMGLLFGVVNQVLLAALAIGLLCVIVWGYRMWWQRRPTRTDRRAYAGAPPARGGLRGLPPWVLLVGVPVTVALGWALPWFGVPLLGFLVVDTALGLAARRRGRTATPATR from the coding sequence ATGTCTCTGACCGAAGTCTCCGGTGCCTCCACACCGGACTCCACGCCCGGCCCGGAACGGCCCGCCGCCGAACCGTCGCCCGCCCGCGCACCACGCCGCCCCTCGCCGCTGGCCGCACTCCTGGTCCGCCTGCACTTCTATGCGGGCGTCCTGGTCGCGCCCTTCCTGGTCGTCGCCGCCCTGACCGGCCTGGCGTACACCGTCACCCCGCAACTGGACCGGATCCTCTACGCCGACGAGCTGACCGTCGCCTCCGTCGGTGAGCCGAGGCCGCTGGCCGAGCAGATCACCGCCGCGCGGGCGTTCCATCCCGAGGGCAGCCTGTTCGGCGTCTCCCCCGGCACCGGCGAGCACACCACCCGGGTGGTGTTCGCGCTGCCCGAGCTGGGCGACAAGCAGCACACCGTCTACGTCGACCCGTACACCGCCGAGGTACGCGGACAGTTGACCACCTGGTTCGGCTCCACGCCCGCCACCACCTGGCTGGACGACCTGCACCGCCACCTGCACCTCGGTGACCTGGGACGGCACTACTCCGAGATCGCCGCGAGCTGGCTGTGGGTGCTGGCGCTGGGCGGGATCGCCCTGTGGTGGCGTCGGCGCGGCGGACGCGCTCGGGTGAGGCACCTGCTGGTGCCGGACGTCTCCGCCGGCAAGGGGGTCCGGCGTACCCGGAGCTGGCACGCCACCACCGGCGTCTGGCTCGCGGTGGGTCTGCTCGTGCTCTCCGCCACCGGGCTGACCTGGTCCCGGTTCGCCGGGGGGAACTTCGCCGCCGGCCTGGACGCCATGGACGCCGGCCGGCCCGCGCTGTCGACCGGCCTGTCCGGCGTACCGGCCGACTCCGGCGGCGCACACGACCACGGCGGGGCACCCGTGGGGGCCGCCGACCCGGCCGCCTTCGACCGGGTGGAGGCCGCCGCCCGCACCGCCGGTCTGGACGGGCCGATCGAGATCACCCCGGGCGAGCCGGGCAGCGCGTGGGCGGTCGCCCAGACCGACAACACCTGGCCGGTGGGCCGGGACCAGGTGGCCGTCGACCCGGCCGACGGCACGGTGACCGCGCGCCTGGACTTCGCCGACTGGCCGTTGCTGGCCCAGGTGAGCGCGCTCGGCGTACAGGCGCACATGGGTCTGCTCTTCGGGGTGGTCAACCAGGTCCTGCTCGCCGCGCTCGCCATCGGCCTGCTCTGCGTCATCGTCTGGGGCTACCGGATGTGGTGGCAGCGCCGCCCCACCCGCACCGACCGACGGGCGTATGCCGGGGCGCCACCCGCCCGTGGCGGTCTGCGCGGGCTGCCGCCGTGGGTGCTGCTGGTCGGCGTACCGGTGACGGTCGCGCTGGGCTGGGCGCTGCCGTGGTTCGGCGTCCCGCTGCTCGGCTTCCTGGTCGTCGACACCGCCCTGGGGCTGGCCGCCCGGCGGCGCGGCCGGACCGCGACGCCCGCCACCCGGTGA
- the pobA gene encoding 4-hydroxybenzoate 3-monooxygenase, with product MRTQVGIVGAGPAGLMLSHLLHRHGIDSVVLESRSREYVEHRVRAGVLEQGSVDLLRRTGLGARLDREGMRHEGIELRFDGESHRVPMTELTGRAITVYGQQEVVKDLIAARLAADATILFEAEAVRLSGLDSAPVVHYRHEGVEAELHCDFVVGCDGFHGISRAAVPDGVLHTYERTYPFAWLGVLAAAPPAVDELIYAHHERGFALYSLRSPEISRLYLQVPADSDIADWPDERIWAELRTRLETVPGWRLNEGPVLEKSITPLRSLVVEPMRWQRLFLAGDAVHIVPPTGAKGMNLALADVALLGDAFAAWYADGSTDLLDGYSATALRRVWRAQQFSWWMTSMLHRLDADDPYEAKIQSATLRYVTTSDAYATSLAENYVGLPQV from the coding sequence ATGCGCACCCAGGTCGGCATCGTCGGGGCGGGACCGGCCGGTCTCATGCTGTCGCACCTGCTGCACCGGCACGGCATCGACTCGGTGGTGCTGGAGAGCCGCAGCCGGGAGTACGTGGAGCACCGGGTCCGCGCGGGAGTGCTCGAACAGGGCTCGGTCGACCTGTTGCGCCGGACCGGCCTGGGGGCGCGGCTGGACCGGGAGGGGATGCGGCACGAGGGCATCGAGCTGCGCTTCGACGGCGAGTCGCACCGGGTGCCGATGACCGAGCTGACCGGCCGGGCGATCACCGTGTACGGGCAGCAGGAGGTGGTCAAGGACCTGATCGCCGCCCGGCTCGCCGCCGACGCGACGATCCTCTTCGAGGCCGAGGCGGTACGCCTGTCCGGCCTGGACTCCGCGCCGGTGGTGCACTACCGGCACGAGGGCGTCGAGGCGGAACTGCACTGCGACTTCGTGGTGGGCTGCGACGGCTTCCACGGGATCAGTCGCGCGGCCGTGCCCGACGGGGTGCTGCACACGTACGAGCGGACGTACCCGTTCGCCTGGCTGGGGGTGCTGGCCGCCGCCCCGCCCGCGGTGGACGAACTGATCTACGCCCACCACGAGCGGGGTTTCGCGCTGTACAGCCTGCGCTCGCCGGAGATCTCCCGGCTCTATCTCCAGGTGCCCGCCGACTCGGACATCGCCGACTGGCCGGACGAACGGATCTGGGCCGAGCTGCGGACCCGGCTGGAGACCGTGCCCGGGTGGCGCCTCAACGAGGGACCGGTCCTGGAGAAGTCGATCACGCCGTTGCGCAGCCTGGTGGTGGAGCCGATGCGCTGGCAGAGACTCTTCCTGGCCGGTGACGCCGTACACATCGTGCCGCCCACCGGCGCGAAGGGCATGAACCTGGCGCTGGCCGACGTCGCGCTGCTCGGCGACGCCTTCGCCGCCTGGTACGCCGACGGGAGCACCGACCTGCTCGACGGGTACTCGGCCACCGCGCTGCGGCGGGTGTGGCGGGCCCAGCAGTTCTCCTGGTGGATGACCTCGATGCTGCACCGGCTCGACGCGGACGACCCGTACGAGGCGAAGATCCAGTCGGCGACCCTGCGGTACGTGACCACCTCCGACGCGTACGCGACCAGCCTGGCGGAGAACTACGTGGGCCTGCCGCAGGTCTGA
- a CDS encoding YafY family protein: MSTPSARLLRLLSLLQTYRQWSGAELAARLGVTARTVRRDVDRLRELGYPVHATQGTGGYRLGAGAALPPLLLDDDEAVAVTIGLRTATASAVSGIGETALRALHKVEQVLPSRLRHRVSGLHRATVRAESPGPTVSPDVLVAVSDACHRREGLRFDYTSHHGDRSRRTVEPHALVSWGRYWYLVAWDVDREDWRSFRVDRLRPRTPTGPRFVARELPDPDASAYLARTLSTGPYPVRTTVTMHAPAAVVAERVWPGMGAVEAVDDHRCLLHLGAATAADLAWMIAVLGVDFTVPGPPELVTALRDLGERCHRGVSGGDGESGGNCDGPAAD, translated from the coding sequence ATGTCGACGCCCTCCGCACGCCTGCTCCGGTTGCTGTCGCTGTTGCAGACGTACCGTCAGTGGTCCGGCGCGGAACTGGCGGCGCGGCTCGGGGTCACCGCGCGGACCGTGCGCCGGGACGTCGACCGACTCCGCGAGCTGGGCTACCCGGTGCACGCCACCCAGGGCACCGGCGGCTATCGGCTCGGTGCCGGCGCGGCGCTGCCACCGCTGCTGCTCGACGACGACGAGGCGGTGGCCGTGACGATCGGGCTGCGGACCGCCACCGCCAGTGCGGTCAGCGGCATCGGCGAGACCGCCCTGCGCGCCCTGCACAAGGTGGAGCAGGTGCTGCCGTCCCGGTTGCGGCACCGGGTCAGCGGGCTGCACCGCGCCACGGTACGCGCCGAGAGTCCCGGCCCGACGGTCTCCCCGGACGTGCTGGTGGCAGTCTCCGACGCGTGTCACCGTCGGGAGGGGCTGCGGTTCGACTACACCAGCCATCACGGCGACCGGTCGCGGCGCACCGTCGAGCCGCACGCGCTGGTGAGCTGGGGCCGGTACTGGTACCTCGTCGCCTGGGACGTCGACCGCGAGGACTGGCGCTCGTTCCGGGTCGACCGGCTACGTCCGCGTACGCCCACCGGGCCCCGGTTCGTCGCCCGTGAGCTGCCCGACCCGGACGCGAGCGCCTACCTGGCACGGACGCTGTCGACCGGCCCGTACCCGGTCCGGACCACCGTCACGATGCACGCGCCCGCCGCCGTGGTGGCCGAGCGGGTCTGGCCGGGCATGGGTGCGGTGGAGGCGGTCGACGACCACCGCTGCCTGCTGCACCTCGGCGCGGCGACGGCCGCAGACCTGGCCTGGATGATCGCGGTCCTCGGCGTCGACTTCACCGTGCCCGGCCCGCCCGAGCTGGTGACGGCGCTGCGCGACCTGGGCGAGCGCTGCCACCGGGGCGTCTCGGGCGGGGACGGCGAGAGTGGCGGGAACTGCGACGGCCCGGCGGCCGACTAG
- a CDS encoding epoxide hydrolase family protein, whose translation MTDDIVPFHLDVPQSQLDDLHARLATTRWPALPDVGWTRGVPVDQLRDLAEYWRTRYDWRGHEAELNTLPHHRTEIDGQPLHFLHVRSPEPDALPLLLLHGWPGSFLEFLDTVGPLTDPRAHGGDPAEAFHLVIPSLPGFGFSAPLSGPGWGSERMAGALVELMRRLGYARYGVQGGDTGSYVAPAIGRQAPERVVGVHVNALLTFPSGVEGELDGLTDVEQARLDALTAYNDGYLQIQAKSPHTLAYGLHDSPVGQLAWIVEMFHRLTDLPADGNLDDVVDRDRLLTNVTLYWLTGTAGSAAQVYYEDITAATWSDEACGDDAAGDWGVGEPSTVPTGVLVSRSRDVTVRRLAERDHHVVHWAEYDTGGHFFALEQPQVFVADLRTFFGALR comes from the coding sequence ATGACCGACGACATCGTCCCGTTCCACCTGGACGTCCCGCAGTCCCAGCTCGACGACCTGCACGCCCGGCTGGCCACCACCCGCTGGCCCGCGCTGCCCGACGTCGGCTGGACCCGGGGCGTACCGGTGGACCAGCTCCGGGACCTGGCCGAGTACTGGCGTACCCGCTACGACTGGCGCGGCCACGAGGCGGAGCTGAACACCCTCCCGCACCACCGCACCGAGATCGACGGGCAACCGCTGCACTTCCTCCACGTACGCTCGCCCGAGCCGGACGCGCTCCCGTTGCTCCTGCTGCACGGCTGGCCGGGCTCGTTCCTGGAGTTCCTGGACACCGTCGGGCCGCTGACCGACCCCCGCGCGCACGGCGGCGACCCGGCGGAAGCCTTCCACCTGGTGATCCCGTCGCTACCCGGATTCGGCTTCTCCGCACCGCTGTCCGGGCCCGGCTGGGGCAGCGAACGGATGGCCGGCGCGCTGGTCGAGCTGATGCGCCGGCTCGGTTACGCCCGCTACGGCGTGCAGGGCGGCGACACCGGCTCGTACGTCGCCCCGGCGATCGGTCGGCAGGCGCCGGAGCGGGTGGTCGGCGTGCACGTCAACGCGCTGCTCACCTTCCCGTCCGGGGTCGAGGGCGAACTCGACGGACTCACCGACGTCGAGCAGGCCAGGCTGGACGCGTTGACCGCCTACAACGACGGGTACCTCCAGATCCAGGCGAAGTCACCGCACACGCTCGCCTACGGGCTGCACGACTCGCCGGTGGGCCAGCTCGCCTGGATCGTCGAGATGTTCCACCGGCTGACCGACCTGCCCGCCGACGGGAACCTCGACGACGTGGTCGACCGGGACCGACTGCTGACCAACGTCACCCTGTACTGGCTGACCGGCACGGCCGGCTCCGCAGCCCAGGTCTACTACGAGGACATCACCGCCGCCACCTGGTCCGACGAGGCGTGCGGCGACGACGCGGCGGGCGACTGGGGCGTGGGGGAGCCGTCCACCGTGCCGACCGGGGTGCTGGTGTCCCGGTCCCGTGACGTCACCGTGCGGCGGCTCGCCGAACGCGACCACCACGTGGTGCACTGGGCCGAGTACGACACCGGCGGGCACTTCTTCGCCCTGGAGCAGCCGCAGGTCTTCGTCGCCGACTTGCGCACCTTCTTCGGCGCCCTGCGGTAG
- a CDS encoding GNAT family N-acetyltransferase: MADVRLRPMRGGDAERVLAIYQAGLDGGQASFETVAPTWAAFDAGRLPAHRLVAVDADGALLGWIAVSPTSTRAVYAGVVEHSVYVDPAAQGRGVAGLLLDGLIASTEAAGVWTIQSGVFPENVASLALHRRAGFRVVGTRQRVGRHHGRWRDVVLLERRSPVVM; encoded by the coding sequence ATGGCCGACGTCAGGCTTCGACCGATGCGGGGTGGGGACGCCGAGCGGGTGTTGGCGATCTATCAGGCCGGGTTGGACGGCGGGCAGGCCAGTTTCGAGACCGTCGCGCCGACCTGGGCCGCCTTCGACGCCGGTCGGCTGCCGGCACACCGGCTGGTCGCGGTGGACGCCGACGGCGCGCTGCTCGGCTGGATCGCGGTGTCGCCGACCTCGACCCGGGCGGTGTACGCCGGGGTGGTGGAGCACTCCGTCTACGTGGATCCGGCAGCCCAGGGTCGTGGCGTGGCCGGGCTGCTGCTGGACGGGTTGATCGCCTCGACCGAGGCGGCCGGTGTCTGGACCATCCAGTCCGGCGTCTTCCCGGAGAACGTCGCCAGTCTGGCGCTGCACCGGCGGGCCGGCTTCCGTGTCGTCGGCACCCGGCAACGGGTGGGCCGGCACCACGGCCGCTGGCGCGACGTCGTCCTCCTGGAACGCCGCAGCCCGGTCGTGATGTAA